A genome region from Thiohalophilus sp. includes the following:
- a CDS encoding helix-turn-helix domain-containing protein gives MEREASQQPEMPPAEPRMWPGKRLREAREARQLTREEAARQLHQEVTIIQALEEDDYASLPGQTYVLGYLRSYARLLKLPEDEIVAAVQIEQAETSELLPENIDYDKPVRLGTRGHRTWLYLVLIVLILAGLAGLFFSIPLPFDLGLLPSR, from the coding sequence ATGGAGCGGGAGGCGTCACAACAACCGGAAATGCCGCCCGCCGAACCGCGCATGTGGCCCGGTAAGCGTTTGCGCGAGGCCCGCGAAGCCCGGCAACTGACCCGCGAAGAGGCCGCCCGTCAGTTGCATCAGGAAGTGACCATCATTCAGGCCCTGGAAGAGGACGACTATGCCAGCTTGCCGGGGCAGACCTATGTTCTCGGCTACCTGCGCAGTTATGCCCGCTTGCTGAAACTGCCGGAGGACGAAATCGTCGCGGCGGTCCAGATCGAGCAGGCCGAAACCAGTGAACTGCTTCCCGAGAATATTGATTACGACAAACCGGTCCGCCTGGGGACACGCGGACATCGCACCTGGCTCTATCTGGTGTTGATTGTGTTGATCCTCGCCGGGCTGGCCGGGCTGTTTTTCAGCATTCCCCTGCCGTTTGACCTCGGGCTGTTGCCATCGCGCTAA